In Planococcus shixiaomingii, the DNA window TTGAAAGTTCTGTCTACCGCACAGTCGGTTTGTTTGAAGACCGCATGAGCGGATTTACGGATGAAGAACATGCCAACGGTAAATTGGTGGCGGATTCAATTGCTGAATTTGCAGTCGAATGCTCAATGAACAAATTTTTTGGAACAGAAACGCTGGATTACATTGTTGACGAAGGCGTTCAATTACACGGCGGCTATGGTTTCATGCAGGAATACCCGATTGAAAAAGCATACCGCGATTCCCGCATCAACCGCATTTTCGAAGGAACAAACGAAATCAATCGTTTATTAGTTCCAGGCACATTAATCCGTAAAGCGATGAAAGGCGATCTTCCGTTGTTCCAGCACGCTCAAAAGCTGCAAGAAGAACTATTAATGATGATGCCGGAGGAAGTCGGTACAGAAGCATTGGCGCAAGAAAAATACTTGGTCCGAAATGCTAAGAAAATCGCATTGCTTGCGGCTGGCCTTGCAGTACAAACTTACGGTCCAAAACTAGAGCAAGAGCAGGAAGTGCTTGTCAACATCGCTGACATCGTTTCAAACGTCTTTGCCATGGAATCAGCGGTCTTGCGTACTGAAAAAGCAATCGCAGCTTCCGCTGAAGAAAAGGCTCAGCAAAAACTTCTTTACACACAAATCTATTGCCAAGAAGCGTTCGACAAAATTGAGAAAGACGCGAAAGAAACATTGCTTGCTGCAATCGAAGGCGACAACCAGCGCATGATGCTGTCTGCTCTTCGTAAACTGACGCGCTCAACTCCTTATAACGTCATCGCGAAAAAACGCGAAGCCGCTGTGAAATTGATCGAAGCAGAAAAATACGTCGTGTAATTAAAGATATAAAGAATGTAACATTTAGAAACAAAGGCTCCGGAATGATTAAATTCCGGGGCTTCTTTTGGTTTTATGCAATGTTAAAATTCTCTATCGATATCTTCTTCCTAATGGTATGGAGCAAACAGCTACGCTTTCCTGCTGGAGTTTCTGCTGTTTTGCTCAAAGGCTGCGAAAACCTATAACCTGAATGTTACCTTCACCTTGTGAATGAAGCGAAATGAACAGCTTTCAAGCTTTTGTTTATTGCATCGACTGGCCGCATTTATTTTGCTAAGCTAAAGAAAAAGGAGGTTACACCATGATTCAATTTTACGCATACCCAAAATGCTCGACTTGCCGAAACGCCAAGAAATGGCTGGATGCTAATGGGGCTGAATATACTGCAATCCATATCGCTGAAACGCCGCCGTCTGCTGAAGAGCTGCAAAAGATATATCAAGCAAGCGGCCTCGAGCTGAAAAAGTTCTTCAACACGAGCGGCCAGAAATACCGTGAGCTTGGTTTGAAAGACAAATTGCCTGCGATGAGTGAAGAAGATCAACTCGAACTGTTAGCTTCAGACGGTATGCTGATCAAGCGGCCGCTTGCTTTTGATGGCGAAAAAGTGACGCTTGGGTTCAAAGAAACGGACTATGAAAATACCTGGAAGTAAGTCGAGACGATTGTTGTATTTCATAGGCGATTATGTCAAACTGAAAGTGAGCACAATACATATTTTGGAGGGGTCTAGATGAACACACCGCAAGAGCTACGTTATTCAAAAGAACATGAATGGGTTAAACTTGAAAACGGTACTGCCCGCATTGGCATCACGCATTTTGCGCAAGCTGAGCTTGGCGATATCGTATTTGTTGAACTACCGCAAGTAGGCGACGAATTGAAGAAAGACCAGCCTTTTGGCAGCGTTGAATCTGTTAAAACGGTTTCTGAGCTTTATGCGCCGATTAGCGGCCGTGTGGTTGAAGTGAACTCTGAGCTTGACGATAGCCCTGAGTTTGTCAATGAGTCCCCGTATGAGCAGGCTTGGATGGTTGTCATTGAAGAAGTTGTTGAAGCCGAGGTCAATGAATTGATGACTGCTGAGCAATATGAGAAAATGATTAATGAATAAGACCCGAAAGCGCCTCTTGTTTGGCGCTTTTTTTTCATCATAACGAGCGGGGTGTGGACCTATGAACAAAGTGATTGTTGTCGAAGGGCTTACCGATAAAACAAGAATTGCACCGCTGATTGCTGAACCTGTAACAATTCTCTGTACGAATGGCACCGTCAGTGCGACGAGGCTGGAGGAATTGTTGCTTCCTTACGAAGGCTTGGACATCATCGTTCTTCTGGATGCTGACAAGTCAGGAGAGCAGTTGAGGAAATTAGTGAAACGTGAATTTCCCGAAGCGAGGCATTTTTATATCAATCGCAGTTATAAAGAAGTCGCAACAACACCAATACGGATCCTGCTTGACGTGCTCATCAGCGCCAACATTCGGGTCAATCAGTTATTAGCCGAAGGATGATCGAATATGAATGAATGGACACATAAAGAATGGCTTAAAGAAAAAAACAGGCATCAAGTAACAGCTTTTTACTTGTATACTCCGATGTGCGGAACATGCCAAGTGGCGTCGAAGATGCTCGATATTATTCGAGAGCTGTTGCCGGATTTGAATATCGGCAAGGCCAATTTGAATTTCGTACAGGAGATTGCCGCTTTGTATGAAGTGGAAAGTGTGCCATGCCTGATTCTTACAGAAAATGGCGTGGTGAAGGAAAAGATTTATGCTTTTCATTCCGTCCCTTTTTTATACGAAAAATTAAAAGTGGTTGACGCAACGAGTCGTGCATGGTAAATTGGATTTCTGATTACAAATTTAATATCGTACTCTTATTAAGAGAGGTGGAGGGAAGTGCCCTATGAAGCCCGGCAACCGTCATGAAAATGAAATGGTGCCAATTCACACAAAGCGTAAGCTTTGGGAGATGAGAGATCGGTGTCCGTATATATTTGCGTATACCCTTCTGCTCAGTTCTGCGCAGAAGGGTATTTATTTTGAGCTGGGAGTGTTAATAGATGATTGAATTAAAACAAGTGACGAAAAAATACGACACTGGAAAAGGCACGCTTACGGCAGTAGACGGGGTTGACTTGTCAATTTCCACTGGCGAGATTTTCGGCATTATCGGATATAGCGGAGCAGGGAAAAGTACCTTGATCCGTCTATTAAACGGACTGGAGAAACCGACATCCGGTACAGTCCAAATCAACGATCAAGTTATTACGGCGATTAAAGGGAGCGAACTTAGAAAGGCTCGCCAGAAAGTCAGCATGATTTTTCAGCACTTTAATCTTTTGTGGTCGAGAACTGTAAAAGAGAACATTGCTTTTCCTTTGGAAATCGCAGGAGTTCCAAAAAACAAGCGGGATGCAAGAGTGATGGAGCTGGTGGAACTGGTTGGCTTGGCTGGCCGGGAGAATGCTTATCCTTCCCAGCTTTCAGGCGGCCAGAAACAGCGCGTGGGCATCGCCCGTGCCTTGGCCAATGACCCTGAAGTGCTGCTTTGCGATGAAGCGACATCTGCGCTTGATCCAGAAACAACCGACGCTATTTTGGATTTGTTGGTGGACATCAACAAGCGCTTAGGCTTAACAATTGTCTTAATAACACATGAAATGCATGTCATCCGGAAAATCTGCCACCGCGTCGCAGTTATGGAAGGCGGACGCGTCGTAGAACTTGGCGATGTGCTTAGCGTCTTCCAAGCTCCGAAAGAACCAATTACAAAGCGTTTTGTCGCGCAAGTGACGGAAACCGAAGACTCGCACGAGACGATCAAAAACTTGCGGGAACTATACCCGACCGGTGATTTGGTGAAACTGCTGTTTGTCGGCGATCAAACCGAACAGCCGATTTTGACGAAATTGATCCGGACTAATCCGGTGGAAGTCAACATCGTCCAAGGAAAAATCTCGCATACACAGCGAGGCGCTTATGGAACGTTGATTTTGCAGTTGAAAGGAACGAGCACAGAAATTGCGAACGCCATCGCATTTTTAAACAACGAAAACATCCAGACAGAGGTGATGGCAAATGATTGAATCATTATTTCCGAACGTAAATTGGGAGAAAATGTGGGAAGCCACAATTGAAACACTTTATATGACTGCCATGTCGACATTCTTTACGTTTGTCATCGGGCTAATTCTTGGCATCGTATTATTCTTAACAGCGCCTAAACAACTGTGGGCCAATAAAATTGTTAACTGGCTGACAGGAGCATTCGTCAATATCTTCCGTTCTATTCCTTTCATCATCTTGATCATTTTATTGATTCCTTTCACAAGTTTCTTGATCGGAACGATACGCGGACCAAATGCCGCATTGCCGGCGCTCATTATCGGGGCAGCACCGTTTTATGCACGCATGGTGTTAATTGCGCTGAAAGAAATTGATAAAGGCGTAATTGAAGCTGCGCGCTCAATGGGGGCGACTACGTGGACTATTATCCGCAAGGTTCTCCTTCCTGAATCCAAGCCAGCCTTGATTTCAGGGATTACGGTTACAGCAATCGCACTTGTCGGCTATACAGCAATGGCAGGGATCATTGGAGCAGGTGGGCTCGGAACACTGGCTTTTCTTGACGGTTTTCAAAGAAGCCGTGAAGATGTCACTGTGATGGCTACAATTTTAATATTGATCATTGTTTTTGCCATCCAGTTTATCGGCGATTTTATCACAGTACGTTCTGACAAACGGTGAATACGGTTATTCCGTTGCCATATAAAACAACTTAGAAAAAGGGGAGAAATTTACATGAAGAAACTTTTAGTAGGTACATTGTTGGCAGCTTTGACTTTGGCTGGCTGCGGAAGCGGTTCGGGATCGGAAGAATCGAACACATTAAAAATCGGTGCTTCTAACGTGCCGCACGCTGAAATCTTAGAACAAGCTAAACCGCTTCTTGAAGAGCAGGGCGTAGAATTGCAAATCGAGACTTATCAAGATTACGTGTTGCCGAACCAAGATTTGGAATCAGGCGAAATTGACGCCAACTACTTCCAGCATGTTCCTTACTTAGAATCCCAAAAAAAGGATTTCGGTTATGACTTTGTAGATGCTGGCGGCATTCACATTGAGCCAATCGGAGTTTACTCTAAAAAATATTCAACATTGGATGAATTGCCAGAAGGCGCTACAATTTTGATGAGCAACTCGGTTGCCGACCACGGCCGTATCTTGTCAATGCTTGAAGCAGAAGGTTTAATCAAATTGGCAGACGGTGTAGACAAAACTGCTGCAGAAGTTAGCGATGTTGTAGAAAACCCGAAAAACATCGAATTTGATGCTAACTATGAAGCTGCATTGCTTGTGCAAATGTATGAATCAGGTGAAGGCGATGCAGTGTTGATCAACTCCAACTATGCAATCGACGCTGGCTTGAATCCTTTGGAAGATTCTATTGCTCTTGAAAGTTCTGACTCTCCTTACGTAAACATTATTGCGGTACGTGCAGGTGACGAAAACAAAGAGAACGTCAAGAAGTTAGTAGAAGTTTTAAAATCGAAAGAGATCCAAGACTTCATGCTAGAAGAGTGGGGCGGCTCTGTCGTACCAGTTAAATAACAACCAAAGCATCCTTAGGGATGCTTTTTTATTTGGGTAAAATAATAAAAATATTCCGCCTTTTAATGATTTGGTATTAATTTTTGGACTCCCATGTTAATTTAGGATAATATTAAAAAAACATTTGTACACTCTGGGAGGACGTTTATGAAATTCAAGTTCGGATTACTACCAAGGATTTTCGTAGCCATTGCATTGGGGGTTGTTGTCGGATCATTCGCCCCTGAATGGATGGCCCGGGTATTCGCTACATTTAATTCCCTTTTCGGAAACTTCCTTAACTTTATTGTACCTTTGATAATTCTTGGTTTTATCGCACCAGGAATTGCACAGCTCGGGAAGGGTTCTGGAAAATTATTAGGGCTTGCTACAGCTTTCGCTTACATTTCAACAATTATTGCTGGGATTATAGCCTTTTTCGCTGCTACAACGATATTGCCGAAATTCATGAACGGCAAAACGCTGACAGGAGTTGCAGATCCGGAGTCCGCTTTGGCCACAAGCTTTATTACGCTTGAACTGCCTCCGGTGTTCGGTGTTATGTCTGCATTGATATTGGCTTTCTTGCTTGGCATCGGTATGGCTTCCACCGGCAGCAAAACGATGCTCTCCTTTTTTGACGAGTTTCAGGCGATCATTGAAAAAACCATATCTAATGTCATTATCCCATTACTGCCGTTCCACATTTTCGGCATTTTCGCCAATATGGCATATGGAGGCGCAGTGGCGAAAATATTGTCGTTATTCGCAATCGTCTTCATCATGATCATCGCTCTTCATTGGATCATGTTGATGCTTCAATACACAACGGCCGGTTCATTGAATAAAAAAAATCCGCTCATGTTACTTAAAACAATGCTGCCAGCATATTTCACGGCACTCGGAACACAGTCTTCGGCCGCCACTATTCCAGTGACACTGCGCCAAGCACGCAAAACGGGCACCAATGAACGTGTGGCAGATTTCACAGTTCCGTTGTTTGCAACAATACATTTATCCGGCAGTATGATTACGCTCGTGTCGTGCGCGATTGGTGTTCTCATGCTGACAGGCGGAATGCCGACGTTCGGTTCATTCTTTCCATTCATGATGATGCTCGGAGTTACCATGATTGCTGCTCCTGGAGTGCCAGGCGGTGCTGTAATGGCAGCAATCGGTTTGCTTCAGTCAATGCTTGGGTTTGACCAGACAATGGTTGCACTGATGATTGCTCTTTATATGGCTCAAGACAGTTTCGGGACAGCCACAAACGTGACAGGCGACGGAGCGTTGGCTATGATTGTCGACCGTTTTTCAGGAGAGAACAAAGTTTTGAAAAGTGATAACATTTGATGTATTTCGGCTATTTCAACTCATCTATACGCCCACATGATGCTATGGTACGATAACTGAGAATTCAAATATCAGGAGGCAAACCATGAAGAAATTACTATTACTGGGCGCAACAGCTGCATTGTTTTTAGGAGCTTGCGGCGAAGAAAGCACTACAGAAGAAAAGACAACAGCCAGCACTGAAAGCACTGAGAAAGCACCGGATGCAAAAAAAGAATTGATGAGTTTCTACATGTCTATTCCTCAAGCGATCAACGCAGTTGACGCGGATTTAAATGCTTTTGAAACAGCGCAAGCGAAGGAAACTCTTCCAGAGGGCGATGATTTGGCGACAATGAAAGAAGCTGCTATCGCTTCTGCCAAAGAAGCTGGCACAGCTGTCGATGGAATTGAAATTCCGGAAACGTTAGCAGATCACAAAGCTGATATTGAAGGAGCTTTCGCTTCTATAAAAGAATCATATTCGATGAAAGCGGACGAATTGGCGAAAGAAGCCTCTTTTGAAGCAGCAAACGCAAAATTCGTAGAAGCAGACGAAGTCTTTAACAAAATGCTAAAAGACCAAGGTTTGGCACCTTCAAGCATCTTGAACGAAGTATCAAACTAATAACTTTAGCAAACCCGGCAGAAAATGCCGGGTTTTTTATATGGTTTTTTCTGTAAAGATACTCAAAAAAATATCGAATAAGTAGTTTTTTGTTTAAGTTCCATTTAAGTGGGTAAATAAAGCATATCCAAACAACTGAAAGGAATGGTTACTATTAATTCACCACAAGGATTCAATGTGACAGAAAATATGGAACACGCATTCCGCGATGCTCATGGATTTGGAATACATGAATGTGAAAATAATCCTGACTTACTAGTGAAAGTGGAACAGAAGCGAGAAAAAGAATATCAGCAAAGCCTACAAGTGGCAGCGCGCATGGATAACCAAGTTCACCGTAATTTATAAAAGAAGCCAATGCCTAGTGCATTGGCTTTTTTTTAATGATATGTATTCTCAATTAGTGGCTTTTTATTGAAAATAAAAAGCGATTAAATTTGCAGCTAAAAAACTCTTATTTCTTTTAGAAAATCAGTATTGTAAATTGTTTTATTCTCAATTGAGGATCCGGTTTAATGATTTGCTACTGTGGTGGTTTTCGGTTAAGATTAGAATGATACTAATTAAGAATGGTTTCCATTCAAAATTAACTTTATGGAGGTATTTACATGTCAACTTTGGTTATCCAAGATTTGCACGTTGAAATCGAAGGAAAAGAGATTTTAAAAGGTGTAAACTTAACAATTAAAACAGGTGAAATCCATGCAATCATGGGGCCGAACGGAACGGGGAAATCCACTCTAGCTTCTGCTATCATGGGGCATCCTAAATATACAGTAACTTCTGGAAGCATTACATTGGACGGCGAAGACGTGCTTGAGATGGAAGTTGACGAACGCGCTCGCGCTGGCCTTTTCCTTGGCATGCAATACCCAAGTGAAATTTCTGGTGTAACGAATGCTGACTTTATGCGCTCTGCTATGAACGCACGCCGCGAAGAAGGCGATGAAATTTCCTTAATGAAATTCATTCGTGAATTAGATAAGAAAATGGAAGTTTTGGATATGGAAGAAGAAATGGCGCAGCGTTACTTGAATGAAGGTTTCTCGGGCGGGGAAAAGAAACGCAATGAAATCCTTCAGATGATGATGATCAAACCTTCGTTTGCTATCTTGGATGAAATCGATTCCGGACTTGATATCGATGCATTGAAAGTTGTAGCAGAAGGCATTAACCAAATGAGAAGCGAAGAATTTGGCTGCCTAATCATCACTCACTACCAACGTTTGCTGAACTACATCACGCCTGACCATGTTCACGTAATGATGCAAGGCCGCGTAGTGAAATCCGGCGGAGCAGAACTTGCTCACCAACTTGAAGCAGAAGGCTACGACTGGATCAAAGCGGAACTTGGCATTGAAGACGAGACCGTAGGACAAGAAGCATAATTGGAAGGGGAGACTAACGTGACGGTTGAAACGAACATGAAAATCACCGAGCAGGAAGTGCGCTCCTTCTCGGCTTCTAAATCAGAACCTGAAGAGTTCACTGAACTGCGCGTACAAGCATTGGCTGCAGCTGCTGTATTGCCGTTGCCAAAGCCTGATAAAACAAAAATTACAAACTGGAACTTCACGGAATTTCCTGTTCACGCGACAGAAAGCTCGACTTATACATCTCTGGATGAACTTCCGGAAGATGTGAAATCACTTGTCGATTTGAAACAGAAAAACCTTTACATCCAGCACAACAATACACCAGCTTATCTGTCTCTTTCTGATGAGTTGAAAGCGCAAGGCGTTATTTTAACTGATATTTTCACAGCAATCCGCGAACACAGCGAACTTGTTGGGAAATACTTCATGAAAGAAGCGGTAAAAGCAGAAGAACATAAATTGACAGCTCTTCACGCAGCACTTTTGAATGGCGGAGTATTCCTTTACGTGCCAAAAAATGTTGTAGTTGAAGAACCAGTCCAAGTCATCTTCATCCACGATGACGAACAAGTTTCATTATTTAACCACGTGATGGTTATTGCTGATAAGAGCAGTAAAGTGACGTATGTGGAAAACTATCTATCAACAGTTCCTCATGCTAAAGGTTTGGCGAACATTGTGTCTGAAGTTTTTGCTGAAGACAATGCGCAAATTACGTACGGTGCTGTTGACGTTCTTGCAGAAGGCTTTACAACGTATGTAAACCGACGTGGAGTTGCTG includes these proteins:
- a CDS encoding arsenate reductase family protein, translated to MIQFYAYPKCSTCRNAKKWLDANGAEYTAIHIAETPPSAEELQKIYQASGLELKKFFNTSGQKYRELGLKDKLPAMSEEDQLELLASDGMLIKRPLAFDGEKVTLGFKETDYENTWK
- the gcvH gene encoding glycine cleavage system protein GcvH; protein product: MNTPQELRYSKEHEWVKLENGTARIGITHFAQAELGDIVFVELPQVGDELKKDQPFGSVESVKTVSELYAPISGRVVEVNSELDDSPEFVNESPYEQAWMVVIEEVVEAEVNELMTAEQYEKMINE
- a CDS encoding thioredoxin family protein, with product MNEWTHKEWLKEKNRHQVTAFYLYTPMCGTCQVASKMLDIIRELLPDLNIGKANLNFVQEIAALYEVESVPCLILTENGVVKEKIYAFHSVPFLYEKLKVVDATSRAW
- a CDS encoding methionine ABC transporter ATP-binding protein, translated to MIELKQVTKKYDTGKGTLTAVDGVDLSISTGEIFGIIGYSGAGKSTLIRLLNGLEKPTSGTVQINDQVITAIKGSELRKARQKVSMIFQHFNLLWSRTVKENIAFPLEIAGVPKNKRDARVMELVELVGLAGRENAYPSQLSGGQKQRVGIARALANDPEVLLCDEATSALDPETTDAILDLLVDINKRLGLTIVLITHEMHVIRKICHRVAVMEGGRVVELGDVLSVFQAPKEPITKRFVAQVTETEDSHETIKNLRELYPTGDLVKLLFVGDQTEQPILTKLIRTNPVEVNIVQGKISHTQRGAYGTLILQLKGTSTEIANAIAFLNNENIQTEVMAND
- a CDS encoding methionine ABC transporter permease, whose protein sequence is MIESLFPNVNWEKMWEATIETLYMTAMSTFFTFVIGLILGIVLFLTAPKQLWANKIVNWLTGAFVNIFRSIPFIILIILLIPFTSFLIGTIRGPNAALPALIIGAAPFYARMVLIALKEIDKGVIEAARSMGATTWTIIRKVLLPESKPALISGITVTAIALVGYTAMAGIIGAGGLGTLAFLDGFQRSREDVTVMATILILIIVFAIQFIGDFITVRSDKR
- a CDS encoding MetQ/NlpA family ABC transporter substrate-binding protein, yielding MKKLLVGTLLAALTLAGCGSGSGSEESNTLKIGASNVPHAEILEQAKPLLEEQGVELQIETYQDYVLPNQDLESGEIDANYFQHVPYLESQKKDFGYDFVDAGGIHIEPIGVYSKKYSTLDELPEGATILMSNSVADHGRILSMLEAEGLIKLADGVDKTAAEVSDVVENPKNIEFDANYEAALLVQMYESGEGDAVLINSNYAIDAGLNPLEDSIALESSDSPYVNIIAVRAGDENKENVKKLVEVLKSKEIQDFMLEEWGGSVVPVK
- a CDS encoding dicarboxylate/amino acid:cation symporter; this encodes MKFKFGLLPRIFVAIALGVVVGSFAPEWMARVFATFNSLFGNFLNFIVPLIILGFIAPGIAQLGKGSGKLLGLATAFAYISTIIAGIIAFFAATTILPKFMNGKTLTGVADPESALATSFITLELPPVFGVMSALILAFLLGIGMASTGSKTMLSFFDEFQAIIEKTISNVIIPLLPFHIFGIFANMAYGGAVAKILSLFAIVFIMIIALHWIMLMLQYTTAGSLNKKNPLMLLKTMLPAYFTALGTQSSAATIPVTLRQARKTGTNERVADFTVPLFATIHLSGSMITLVSCAIGVLMLTGGMPTFGSFFPFMMMLGVTMIAAPGVPGGAVMAAIGLLQSMLGFDQTMVALMIALYMAQDSFGTATNVTGDGALAMIVDRFSGENKVLKSDNI
- the sufC gene encoding Fe-S cluster assembly ATPase SufC, which produces MYMSTLVIQDLHVEIEGKEILKGVNLTIKTGEIHAIMGPNGTGKSTLASAIMGHPKYTVTSGSITLDGEDVLEMEVDERARAGLFLGMQYPSEISGVTNADFMRSAMNARREEGDEISLMKFIRELDKKMEVLDMEEEMAQRYLNEGFSGGEKKRNEILQMMMIKPSFAILDEIDSGLDIDALKVVAEGINQMRSEEFGCLIITHYQRLLNYITPDHVHVMMQGRVVKSGGAELAHQLEAEGYDWIKAELGIEDETVGQEA
- the sufD gene encoding Fe-S cluster assembly protein SufD, encoding MTVETNMKITEQEVRSFSASKSEPEEFTELRVQALAAAAVLPLPKPDKTKITNWNFTEFPVHATESSTYTSLDELPEDVKSLVDLKQKNLYIQHNNTPAYLSLSDELKAQGVILTDIFTAIREHSELVGKYFMKEAVKAEEHKLTALHAALLNGGVFLYVPKNVVVEEPVQVIFIHDDEQVSLFNHVMVIADKSSKVTYVENYLSTVPHAKGLANIVSEVFAEDNAQITYGAVDVLAEGFTTYVNRRGVAARDARIEWALGLMNDSDTISENVTHLIGDNSVGDTKTVVVGRGSQKQNFTTKVVHWGKNTDGQILKHGVMKDSASSIFNGIGKIEHGATKSNAEQESRVLMLSPQARGDANPILLIDEDDVTAGHAASVGRVDPLQLFYLMSRGITKQEAERLVIHGFLAPVVNVLPIEGVKKQLTEVIERKVR